The genomic segment CCTCGACACGTGCTTGCCGTCGTTATATAGCAACGGCGCGATGAACAGTACGAAGAACAGCTCGGGCTCAAGATGCATATGCAGGCCTGACGGGATGGCGGCGATGACGATGCCAAGCGCGATCTGCATGAGCGGCACGGGCACGAGCGGGAATTTGCCGCTCAGGATGTTGGACACGCCAACCAGCGCGAGCAAGATCAAGATCGTAAAAAATAATTCCATGATGGCTCTGAACGTCTCCTTTATCATACTGGTGTTCGTCGCAAGGACTCCATCCGCGAAAGCTGTGCGTGTAGCCTTCGAGTTACCTGGATTAATTATACTTCATCCCGGCGAACACGGGAGAGGGGGAACAGAACGAAAAACATGCGAGCCAACGCCCCCAAGGCTCGCTTTCGTCCTGCCTTGCAGTATGATAAAATTCAATCAATCAAATGATCCGAATAAACGAAAGAAGGTTCGACGATGGCCTGGAGAGAGATTTCGACGATTGACGAGTGGAATGCGCTTTTGGCTAAATCTGCTGAGCGCGGTCAGGTTATTTTAAAGCACAGCACGACTTGTCCGGTTAGCGCCAATGCGTTGCACGAATATGAAGCGTATCTACAAGCTGCGCCGAACGCCGATGTGGATTACACGCTGGTCAAAGTTATCGAATCCCGTCCCGTGTCGAACCAGATCGCAGAGGATTTGAACGTCAAGCACGAATCTCCTCAGATTATTTACATCAAGGACAAGGCTAAGTATTGGAGCGCGACGCACTGGGCTGTGACAAAGGCGCACATGACGGCCGTGTTAGACTAATTTGAATGCGGCGGTAGCTGAGGCTACTGCCGTTTTTATTTTATAGATCCGAATTTGACGTATCGGACCCTGCACAGAAAGCTCACTCAATTATGATTTCCTTCGGCTTTGACGTTAAACTGATGTCCCTCTGTGTATCTTTTTCTTCAATTCTAAAATTGGCTTTTGCCGTTATGAAGTAATGCCCTGGTTTAGATATAGACAATCTGCGGAATTGTTCTGAATGATCGTCCGTGTATGAGTATGGTTTCTTAGGAACCAGCTTCGAGCTGATGCCCAGGCTAATCACGACTACCGTTCCTTTTTGCTCGACTAACTGCCCTTCCCGATTCCTGATCTCAAATGTAAATACATCAACACCGTGAGAAATGCTCCACTCCTTACGAGAACCATTCGTTATAAAAGCTTTCGCATCGAACGCTTGGCCTGCTGCGGCCTGAGCCGGTATTTCAAAATCCACGCTGAATACGGAGTCTTCCGGCAAAGTCTCGTTTGAATTGCACCCGCACAACAGAATGAGTAAGAGGACTACAAAGGTTAGATTGCGTATCATTTTGCCCATCCTTTAAAATTATGAATATTTTACATATTCGAGAAATGCTAGCTCGGTCCTGCTACTGAGAAGAGATGACGATCAACTCCATCCATTTCACGAGGTGCGCTAGTGGGAAAAAGAAAATTCCTTTACATGATTTATAACGAGGATGAACTGTCCGTAACCTCAACGGGTATGCTGGCTGCCCGGTTGTTTAAGGATGCTCTCTTGTCAGCGCGTACGCTCTGACCATTTTTTTAGCCCGCGACACAGCCTGTCGTTCGCTAAAGGGCGCATCCGCAAGCCATTGCTGGTAATGCACGAGTTCATGAGCAATGGAGTGCAAGTATCCGGCCAACGCGTGGTCTTGTCCAACTTCAATCAGCGATTGTTCGTAATCGCCGGTTGCGACTCGGATATAGGGCTCATCGCTTTTGTTATAGGGGGCAAAAAAAGAGGCTGTGACCTGCTTGCGGTCACGGGTTCGGATGCGATAATCCTTCTTCAGATAGATGACGACTCGAATAGGAAATTCCATCGTACTGCGCAGCCACTTTATAAATTCGAGACAAGCCCTCCGTACTTCGGGATGGACGCCGGAGAGGCTCCTGACCCGCAATCCTGTTCTTGCAGGAAAGTGCGCGATAAAAATCACCCTTAAATAAAATGGAATCGACTTCTTCTCATATTTATTACACCAAGCGAATCAAAGATGACCGCGAACCGGCTCCTCGCAGCATCCGTAATCAAGCCATTTATCCGATGATGTCCGCGAGCACTCGCGTGAAGGAGCTGCGCTACAAGACGGCATTGACATGCGCCCAAACGGAATCCTATAATAAAGAGACACTAAAAGGTGTCCGGTTGTGCGGTCGGCATGAGCGCATGAAACCCGCTTTTCTGTTAAGGATAAGAGGATATATGGAGGGAAGGCCATGTCTTACGTCGTTGACTTTAAAAATGTGTCTACGGCAGGTTTGGAATCTTCGCCTGTAGCGGAAGCGCTGGCGGGCTTGCGTGCCAACGAAGCCCGTTACTTTATGAACAAGTATGAGCATGCGTTCACGGTTGTGCCGGCTAGCGAGAGCCAGGAGAGCCTTGATTACGTGAACCGAATTTTGAAGGAAGAACGCGGTATCGCGTTTGCCGCCAAGCCGTTGGAGACGTCGCGTTTCCAGGTGGAAGGTATCCTGTTTACTTACGTCTTTTATGAAGACGGTCTGTCGCTCAATGTCATGTACACGGTCGACGATGCCAAGAAGCGCGCCGTCGGCTTCAAGCTGTCCGAAGGGATGGAAGTGCCCAAGGAGCTCGAGGAGAAGTTCAAGTTCGCTAGACAGAAGTCCAAGCTGGCCGGGACGATCCGGGGCTCGTATTTCGTTATTAAGGGCGAATATTAGATCGCCGATTTAAGAAAGAAACGTCAGGGAAGGTCGCCCTGACGTTTTTTGGGTGCTTGACGGATAGCC from the Cohnella hashimotonis genome contains:
- the ytxJ gene encoding bacillithiol system redox-active protein YtxJ, with amino-acid sequence MAWREISTIDEWNALLAKSAERGQVILKHSTTCPVSANALHEYEAYLQAAPNADVDYTLVKVIESRPVSNQIAEDLNVKHESPQIIYIKDKAKYWSATHWAVTKAHMTAVLD
- a CDS encoding phage tail protein, which codes for MSYVVDFKNVSTAGLESSPVAEALAGLRANEARYFMNKYEHAFTVVPASESQESLDYVNRILKEERGIAFAAKPLETSRFQVEGILFTYVFYEDGLSLNVMYTVDDAKKRAVGFKLSEGMEVPKELEEKFKFARQKSKLAGTIRGSYFVIKGEY